One part of the Chloroflexota bacterium genome encodes these proteins:
- the yedF gene encoding sulfurtransferase-like selenium metabolism protein YedF: MAQSKENPSTVILITREGMGSADHELQQRLLKSYLRLLTDSETLPNAICFYTDGVKLLVEGSPVLEELKALEGQGVHLIACSTCLNYFGLVDKVQVGIVGGMADIIEAQWRADKVITL, translated from the coding sequence ATGGCACAATCGAAGGAAAACCCCAGCACGGTCATCCTCATCACCCGAGAGGGCATGGGCTCGGCGGACCACGAGCTGCAACAGCGGCTCCTCAAGAGCTATCTGCGTCTCCTGACCGACAGCGAGACGCTACCGAACGCGATCTGCTTCTACACCGACGGCGTGAAGCTGCTGGTCGAGGGCTCCCCGGTCCTCGAAGAGCTCAAGGCGCTGGAGGGCCAGGGGGTGCACCTCATCGCATGCAGCACCTGCCTCAACTACTTCGGCCTGGTGGACAAGGTGCAGGTGGGCATCGTCGGTGGCATGGCGGACATCATTGAGGCGCAGTGGCGGGCGGACAAGGTGATCACCCTATGA
- a CDS encoding aspartate/glutamate racemase family protein — protein MYKRIGILGGMSPESTVAYYEYITRTYTERFGDYGYPEIIIYSVSFQPYVEWPEQGRWDLIARGLSEAARWLEAAGADFALIATNTMHKVFDEVQAAVSIPMLSLLDALADAIHERGMRTVGLLGTAFTMEDPFYRDKLAERGIAVLVPDAEDRRYVHDVIYHELTAGVFRETSRARYVEIIRRLAARGAEGVILGCTEIPLLVGQGDVDVPLLDTTAIHAEAALNYALGVD, from the coding sequence ATGTACAAGAGGATCGGTATCCTGGGCGGGATGAGCCCGGAATCCACGGTCGCCTATTATGAGTACATCACCCGCACGTACACGGAGCGCTTCGGCGACTATGGATATCCGGAGATCATCATTTACAGCGTGAGCTTCCAGCCCTACGTCGAGTGGCCGGAGCAGGGGCGGTGGGATCTCATCGCCCGGGGGTTGAGCGAGGCGGCTCGTTGGTTGGAGGCGGCCGGGGCCGACTTCGCCCTCATCGCCACCAACACCATGCACAAGGTGTTCGACGAGGTGCAGGCGGCCGTGTCCATCCCCATGTTGAGCCTGCTGGACGCGTTGGCCGATGCCATCCACGAGCGGGGGATGCGGACGGTGGGGCTTCTCGGCACCGCGTTCACCATGGAGGATCCGTTCTATCGGGACAAGCTGGCCGAGAGGGGGATCGCCGTCCTGGTGCCGGACGCGGAGGACCGGCGGTACGTCCATGACGTGATCTATCATGAGCTGACGGCGGGCGTGTTTCGGGAGACATCGCGTGCCCGGTATGTGGAGATCATCCGCCGCTTGGCCGCCCGCGGCGCTGAGGGGGTGATCCTGGGATGTACGGAGATCCCACTCCTGGTCGGCCAGGGCGACGTGGATGTCCCGCTTCTGGACACGACGGCCATCCATGCAGAGGCGGCTTTGAATTACGCGCTGGGAGTGGATTAG
- a CDS encoding GlcNAc-PI de-N-acetylase, protein MTRYRHVYLSPHLDDAALSCGGMIYTQAQAGEPVLIVTPFAGVPDYGNLSEFALFQHNWWGNPPDPVGQRRQEDERACRILGADWIHLDGLDAIYRRDPATGETLYNSDDDIFGPLHPADVVEADELAASWLRELPLDGARVYAPLAAGNHVDHQLARQAAIHLAERGLPVAFYEDFPYVSDAETLVRALAREISGGWRARQTPLTEEALARKKQAISCYASQNPVIFRHGPGMDEQVETYARRVGDGQPAERIWELILA, encoded by the coding sequence ATGACCCGTTATCGCCACGTGTATCTCTCGCCGCATCTGGACGACGCCGCCCTCTCCTGCGGGGGCATGATCTACACGCAGGCCCAGGCCGGAGAGCCCGTGCTGATCGTCACCCCATTCGCTGGCGTCCCGGACTACGGCAACCTGTCCGAATTCGCCCTCTTCCAGCACAACTGGTGGGGCAACCCGCCGGATCCGGTGGGGCAACGGCGCCAAGAGGACGAGCGAGCCTGCCGGATCCTGGGCGCCGACTGGATCCACCTGGATGGGCTGGACGCCATCTACCGCCGTGATCCGGCCACTGGGGAGACGCTGTACAACAGCGACGATGACATCTTCGGCCCCCTGCACCCGGCAGACGTGGTAGAAGCCGACGAGTTGGCGGCCTCCTGGCTGCGTGAGCTGCCGCTGGACGGCGCCCGAGTATACGCGCCACTGGCGGCCGGCAACCATGTCGACCACCAACTGGCCCGCCAGGCGGCCATCCATCTGGCCGAACGCGGCCTCCCCGTCGCCTTCTACGAGGACTTCCCTTACGTATCCGACGCGGAGACGCTGGTGCGAGCGCTGGCCCGTGAGATCTCCGGCGGCTGGCGAGCGCGTCAAACGCCGCTCACGGAGGAGGCACTCGCACGCAAGAAGCAGGCGATCTCCTGCTACGCGTCGCAGAATCCGGTGATCTTCCGACACGGGCCGGGGATGGATGAGCAGGTCGAAACGTACGCACGGCGTGTGGGCGACGGCCAGCCGGCCGAACGCATCTGGGAGCTCATCCTGGCCTGA
- a CDS encoding DUF4440 domain-containing protein, with product MRNVRFALLISLMALVVLASCGRSETPTLPPSPTPIPRTPTPVPASDEEAIRQLLDAEAEAVVAQDIDRLEEIWAEDGVVIDAKHTPDDPDDDARWQGWDAIRERYVVVVFPGAPQMVAHPLIDIKITGDTAVVTTTTQIGAEVAEAGDRWTFAKRDGRWVITSLTYNLEPE from the coding sequence ATGCGAAACGTTCGGTTTGCATTGCTCATCTCGTTAATGGCTCTCGTCGTATTGGCGTCGTGTGGGCGGTCGGAGACCCCCACGCTGCCCCCCTCGCCGACGCCGATCCCGCGTACGCCGACCCCCGTGCCGGCCAGCGATGAGGAGGCGATCCGCCAGTTGCTGGACGCGGAAGCCGAAGCCGTGGTGGCGCAGGATATCGATCGGCTGGAGGAGATCTGGGCGGAGGATGGGGTGGTGATCGATGCCAAGCACACCCCAGATGATCCGGATGATGATGCCCGCTGGCAGGGCTGGGACGCCATCCGGGAACGCTACGTGGTCGTGGTCTTTCCGGGGGCACCGCAGATGGTGGCGCATCCGTTGATCGACATAAAGATCACGGGTGACACGGCCGTGGTAACCACGACGACGCAGATCGGCGCCGAGGTGGCCGAGGCGGGAGATCGCTGGACCTTCGCCAAGCGTGACGGGCGCTGGGTGATCACCAGCCTGACGTATAACCTGGAGCCGGAGTAG
- a CDS encoding VWA domain-containing protein yields the protein MRLLLRWMLPFLFLLTAVSPAFAQGIIPEPEPPGVLPILGGPIRIASHRVIVEIEDQIATTRVEQVFVNEAPYPVEGTYLFPLPADAAVSDFAMWVDGKRLEGRLLTREEARAIYESIVRRRRDPALLEYVGRALFQASIFPIPPGGQRKIELSYSQVLPRDGTLVHYQYPLRTDRLSPKPVGQLSVGVSIRTTEPLKAIYSPSHDVAVIRDGDHRARVGYEASNVRADRDFDLYFSTAERAIDISVLSYRPKGDDGFFLLLAAPPIEPPEDAIVAKDVVLVLDVSGSMKGEKIRQAQDALIYILDQLQPDDRFNVVAFSTGVRMYARDLRPASETPEAKEWVRSLRAVGGTDINRALLEALASLHPEEGRPAIVIFLTDGLPTEGVTDEERIVANVAQAAGKRVRLFTFGVGHDVNTILLDRLAEEHRGTSAYVRPGQRIDEVVSGFYAKVSEPVLTDVKLDFGDLHVEDMYPYPLPDLFAGSQLIVAGRYREGGTTDLLLTGLVNSQPMTYTYEAVEFRTEDGEPFIARLWATRKVGYLLSQIRLHGADRELVDEVIDLSKRYGIITPYTSFLVEEPGAVLPPREEPVPVPMPVPDASSQSWVLRLFPWLSRAVPQLVPQAAPAEVPPAVATPAPTVSPLYSMARAPAAGEKAVEDSVMRQELKSAERAAETGDAVRVVHGKTFILRDGVWVDTKFDPKTMEPDRVVFGSGAYFDLLAEKPELAPYFALGTRVIVVLDGQAYEVVE from the coding sequence ATGCGTCTTTTGCTGCGATGGATGTTACCCTTTCTCTTCCTGTTGACGGCCGTGTCCCCGGCCTTCGCTCAGGGGATCATCCCTGAGCCGGAACCCCCCGGCGTGCTCCCGATCCTGGGCGGCCCGATCCGCATCGCCAGCCATCGCGTCATCGTGGAGATCGAGGATCAGATCGCCACGACGCGTGTGGAGCAGGTGTTCGTGAACGAGGCGCCTTACCCCGTCGAGGGGACGTACCTCTTCCCGCTGCCCGCTGATGCCGCCGTATCCGACTTCGCCATGTGGGTGGACGGCAAGCGGCTGGAGGGTAGGCTTCTCACCCGTGAGGAGGCGCGTGCCATCTACGAGTCCATCGTGCGTCGCCGCCGGGACCCCGCCCTGTTGGAGTACGTCGGCCGGGCGCTGTTCCAGGCCAGCATCTTCCCCATCCCGCCGGGCGGCCAGCGCAAGATCGAGCTCAGCTACAGCCAGGTGTTGCCCCGCGATGGCACGTTGGTGCATTATCAGTATCCGCTGCGGACGGATCGTCTGTCGCCCAAACCGGTGGGACAGCTCAGCGTCGGCGTGTCCATCCGCACCACCGAGCCGCTCAAGGCCATCTACTCGCCCAGCCACGATGTGGCCGTGATTCGGGACGGCGATCATCGCGCCCGCGTCGGATATGAGGCGTCGAACGTGCGAGCGGACAGGGACTTCGATCTGTACTTCTCCACCGCCGAGCGGGCGATCGACATCAGCGTGCTCTCCTATCGTCCGAAAGGCGATGACGGCTTCTTCCTGCTGTTGGCCGCGCCACCTATCGAGCCGCCTGAGGACGCGATCGTGGCCAAGGATGTGGTCCTGGTGCTGGACGTGTCCGGCAGCATGAAGGGGGAGAAGATCCGCCAGGCTCAGGACGCGCTGATCTACATCCTCGATCAGCTCCAGCCGGACGATCGCTTCAATGTGGTGGCGTTCAGCACTGGCGTGCGCATGTACGCCCGTGACCTGCGTCCCGCCTCCGAAACGCCGGAGGCCAAGGAATGGGTGCGGTCACTGCGGGCGGTCGGCGGGACGGACATCAACCGGGCGCTGTTGGAGGCGCTGGCCTCGCTACACCCTGAGGAGGGACGCCCCGCCATCGTGATCTTCCTGACCGATGGGTTACCCACGGAGGGGGTGACGGATGAGGAGCGCATCGTCGCCAACGTGGCGCAGGCGGCCGGGAAGCGCGTGCGGCTATTCACCTTCGGCGTCGGCCACGACGTGAACACCATCCTGCTCGACCGGCTGGCCGAGGAGCATCGCGGCACCAGCGCCTATGTGCGGCCCGGCCAGCGCATCGATGAGGTGGTGTCCGGCTTCTACGCTAAGGTGAGCGAGCCCGTGCTCACGGATGTGAAGCTGGACTTTGGCGATCTGCACGTGGAGGATATGTACCCGTATCCATTGCCGGATCTGTTTGCCGGCAGCCAGCTCATCGTGGCTGGACGCTACCGAGAGGGCGGTACGACGGATCTCCTGCTCACCGGGCTGGTGAACAGCCAGCCGATGACGTACACGTATGAGGCCGTCGAGTTTCGCACAGAGGATGGGGAGCCGTTCATCGCCCGGCTGTGGGCCACGCGCAAGGTGGGCTATCTGCTGTCGCAGATCCGGCTGCACGGCGCCGATCGGGAGCTGGTAGATGAGGTGATCGATCTCAGCAAGCGGTATGGGATCATCACCCCGTACACCTCGTTCCTGGTGGAGGAGCCGGGGGCGGTGTTGCCGCCACGAGAGGAGCCGGTTCCCGTGCCTATGCCTGTGCCGGACGCGTCATCCCAGTCATGGGTCCTGCGCCTGTTCCCGTGGCTGAGCCGAGCGGTGCCACAGCTTGTCCCCCAGGCTGCGCCGGCGGAGGTGCCACCCGCCGTGGCGACGCCTGCGCCCACCGTCTCGCCGTTGTATAGCATGGCTCGGGCGCCCGCCGCTGGCGAGAAGGCGGTGGAGGACAGCGTGATGCGCCAGGAGCTCAAGTCGGCCGAGCGGGCGGCGGAGACGGGGGATGCCGTGCGCGTGGTGCACGGCAAGACGTTCATCCTGCGGGACGGCGTGTGGGTGGATACGAAATTCGACCCGAAGACGATGGAGCCGGATCGGGTGGTCTTCGGCAGCGGCGCCTACTTCGATTTGTTGGCGGAAAAGCCGGAGCTGGCGCCGTACTTCGCCCTGGGCACTCGGGTGATCGTCGTGCTCGATGGCCAGGCGTATGAGGTCGTGGAGTAA
- a CDS encoding PIG-L family deacetylase translates to MNERESEPTAMETQQESWDRVMVIAAHPDDPEFGCAGTIVKWAQSGKRITYVLLTSGDKGSHDPDLRPGRLATMREEEQRAAAKELGVHRVIFLRYPDGILENTMELRRQLSALIREHRPHILFTIDPWRHYQLHPDHRAAGQAALDATWSAREWYIFPEQLVGDMEPWRVKEVYLFWTDEPNYWEDISCCIEARISALARHASQVGLDIEKLADRIRKSAQEAGRAPGYQYAEAFKRIRL, encoded by the coding sequence ATGAACGAACGCGAGAGCGAGCCAACCGCTATGGAGACCCAACAGGAATCCTGGGATCGCGTGATGGTGATCGCAGCCCACCCGGATGATCCCGAGTTCGGCTGCGCCGGGACGATCGTGAAGTGGGCTCAATCCGGCAAGCGAATCACGTACGTGCTCCTCACCAGCGGCGACAAGGGGAGCCATGACCCCGATCTACGCCCGGGCCGGCTGGCCACGATGAGGGAGGAGGAGCAGCGGGCGGCGGCCAAAGAGCTGGGCGTGCACCGGGTCATCTTCCTGCGCTACCCCGACGGGATCCTGGAGAACACCATGGAGCTACGCCGCCAGCTCTCCGCCCTTATCCGGGAGCACAGGCCGCACATCCTGTTCACCATCGACCCGTGGCGCCACTATCAGCTCCATCCGGACCATCGGGCCGCCGGGCAGGCGGCGCTGGACGCCACCTGGTCCGCCCGGGAGTGGTACATCTTCCCGGAACAACTGGTCGGGGACATGGAACCCTGGCGGGTGAAGGAGGTCTACCTGTTCTGGACGGACGAACCCAACTATTGGGAGGACATCTCCTGCTGCATCGAGGCGCGCATCTCGGCCCTGGCCCGCCACGCCAGCCAGGTGGGGCTTGACATCGAAAAGCTGGCCGATCGGATCCGCAAATCCGCCCAGGAGGCCGGGAGAGCGCCGGGCTACCAGTACGCAGAGGCGTTCAAGCGCATACGGCTGTGA